The genomic region TGAACGGTTTAGATGGGCATCAGCTATCGAACTCCACCGTCGGGATCATTGGAGCGGGAAACATTGGCGCCACCGTAGCTCGGTGCCTGTCCGGGTTCGGCTGTGAAATCCTTGCGTACGACCCATATCCAAACGAATCCCTCAAGAGCCTCGTGGAATACGTGGAACTAGACGAACTATTGCAACGCAGCGACGTGATCACACTCCACACCCTGTACACCGGTGAAAACTATCACATGCTCGGCGAAAGCGAGTTCAACCTAATGAAAAACGGGGTATGCCTAGTGAACTGCGCGCGCGGAGAACTAATCGACGGACATGCGCTAATAGACGCGCTAAAAAGCGGAAAAATAATGAGCGCGGCCTTGGATGTGGTGGAAGGTGACCAGCCGCTGTTCAACAGTAACTGGAACAACGAACCGATTCAGGATGACATTATGCGCAGCCTGAGGTCCTTCCCGAATGTAACGATCACGCCGCACATCGCGTTTTACACGGCGAATGCGGTAAAAGAAATGGTGGACCACGCGCTAGACAATTTGATTGAGTTCATTAATACCACCGAAGCCACAAACCGAGTTATCTAAATTAGAATTTCAGAATGTGGCGTGAAATGCTTTGGGTGCGGGTGAAAGCTTTGGGGTGAGGAAAACTCTAAGGTGGGGAAACTCTCAGGGGGAGAAGAAGCTTTGGGGGCGGGTGAAACACCCGCCCCCATTACTGCATTCAATTATTACGGTTACTGTCAATTACAGTCACTGTAGCCAATCGGCTTATTAGCGCTTATCCTACTTGTTGTTAAAAGAATCCTTAACAGAATCCTTCACGTCTTTAGCAGTGTCTTTAACGGACTCGCCAGCTTCCTTGGCCTTGTGTTTGGCTTGCGTGGCTGCACCCTTTACCTTATCTGCGGTTTCGTCCGCTTTCTCACCGGCTTTATCCGCGTTAGAAGCGTCTTTCCCAGCCTCCTCTTTGTGAGCTGGTTCCGTAGTGGTCTGCGCATCCGCATCTAGGTCCGCCCAGTACTCTTCTGCCCACGGATCCTCAATCGGCTGGCTGCGACGCCACAGCAAATACCCCGCACCAGCAACCGCGGTGCCCAACAGCGACCAACCCAGGCACTTCGCGAACCGGTGGTTCTTCTTAACCGGTTTCGACAACGACTTGCGGGTAGCATCCCCAGCGCGCTGCGCACGCTCCATCAAAGTGCCGTCCTTAGCAGCTGCCTTCCGGGCTTCCTTCGAAGCTTCCTCAATGCGCGGCAGGTAGTCGTCCACCACCTTCTCGTGAACATTATCCAAGTAGGGACGCGCCTTCTGCGCAGCTTCCTCTACCTTCGGAGCTGCCCACTCGTAACCCTGCTCAGCTAGATCTTGTGCCCGAGCGGCCCATTCCTCTGCATGACGCAGAGCAGCGTCCTTAATAGCTTCAGTGTCACGGTCAAATTTCTTGCCCATGTGCAATCCTCTCAATCGAACGAGTACTAAGCCATCTCGATAACAAATGGCGACACTAACTCTATTGTGCCTTGAAAAAGCCGTGAATGCACGGGAATTCTGTTTCACTTAGCGCGATACCCTCACGGCAAAGCAGACATAGACAGTTAAATCTGGGAAACTGGACACTATGAAAGCAACTATTCATACGAACAAAGGTGACATTCGCCTCGAACTATTTCCTAACCACGCGCCAATAACCGTGCAGAACTTCGCGGAACTCGCGGAAGGAAAACGGGAATGGACCCACCCGGGAACCGGAGAGAAAACCACTGCTCCTCTTTACGACGGTGTTATTTTTCACCGCGTAATCCCCGGTTTCATGATTCAAGGTGGTGACCCCCTAGGGGTTGGTGTGGGTGGCCCTGGATACCAGTTCGACGACGAGATCCACCCCGAATTGAACTTCAACGAACCCTACGTGCTTGCCATGGCAAACGCGGGTAAACGTGGTGGACACGGCACCAATGGATCACAGTTCTTCATCACTGTTGCACCCACACCACACCTGCAAGGTCACCACACGATCTTCGGGAAAGTAGTGGACGAAGAATCCAAAGCAGTGGTGGATGAAATCGCGAACGTATCCACAGGGATGAACGACAAACCCGTCGAAGACGTTACCATTTCCACCATTGATATAACCGA from Gleimia hominis harbors:
- a CDS encoding peptidylprolyl isomerase — protein: MKATIHTNKGDIRLELFPNHAPITVQNFAELAEGKREWTHPGTGEKTTAPLYDGVIFHRVIPGFMIQGGDPLGVGVGGPGYQFDDEIHPELNFNEPYVLAMANAGKRGGHGTNGSQFFITVAPTPHLQGHHTIFGKVVDEESKAVVDEIANVSTGMNDKPVEDVTISTIDITE
- a CDS encoding YtxH domain-containing protein, with the translated sequence MGKKFDRDTEAIKDAALRHAEEWAARAQDLAEQGYEWAAPKVEEAAQKARPYLDNVHEKVVDDYLPRIEEASKEARKAAAKDGTLMERAQRAGDATRKSLSKPVKKNHRFAKCLGWSLLGTAVAGAGYLLWRRSQPIEDPWAEEYWADLDADAQTTTEPAHKEEAGKDASNADKAGEKADETADKVKGAATQAKHKAKEAGESVKDTAKDVKDSVKDSFNNK
- a CDS encoding NAD(P)-dependent oxidoreductase, whose translation is MSDLIAFGVRPDEKAFFEQYGKEHGHTIRLIPQALNRDNVGELKGYEGACVLESIFDEALLTDIHANGVKYLALRSVGYDSVDENVAKQLGIKVSNSSYSPASVAEFAVMLILMTMRKARQITRHSDIQDFSLNGLDGHQLSNSTVGIIGAGNIGATVARCLSGFGCEILAYDPYPNESLKSLVEYVELDELLQRSDVITLHTLYTGENYHMLGESEFNLMKNGVCLVNCARGELIDGHALIDALKSGKIMSAALDVVEGDQPLFNSNWNNEPIQDDIMRSLRSFPNVTITPHIAFYTANAVKEMVDHALDNLIEFINTTEATNRVI